One Dreissena polymorpha isolate Duluth1 chromosome 9, UMN_Dpol_1.0, whole genome shotgun sequence genomic window carries:
- the LOC127844441 gene encoding uncharacterized protein LOC127844441 isoform X1 translates to MVCISHVNQAIQMSVIQLVWIPISLTLSVIEKFLFVLINWYDAYCYSPLQTTLSPLVARIPRAIEVKGHKVNVFTANIASWTRTFLVIPIAWCLKYNHPVIAFLCVLFHDFLDHLDGIVAKVQKSVYGQLDDPLLGGFMDAFCDKIVNCLALWSILLVTDFSQMTTQQCWMFVSACTVIIAYEFVLGVVRVQDYFQAFYSRKYESKTTESTPNVAAVMEGKLKEKLESMGIAFLCMAQTSTNPCTSTSGITGIVCLLLSIRLAHASLEHKLKPRRSKAVSSTETERALVQSTDVRQLTTSVKSSSPREEPLFPDIKRNSGERLNVIPTDSIKVPSLRKRVSIALLDDSTQTYEEDNTRNKEDTRDENGESDVNDADDDDEGEKSDVSSEKEAPRTLMRSHSVPTWKIGSLKTVDKVYTVGCFDLFHDGHRILLERLSQLGKQVIVGVHDSRSIFKLKKKVPIDSTTKRMSNVKKHASMVFCIHGTDPTPYLKCMYDADEICDSMYVRGDDMPNFPARKFIESVMPIHFLPYSEFISSTKIRKEFYNASMFGPHVNDVDADHASMFY, encoded by the exons ATGGTGTGTATAAGTCATGTGAATCAAGCCATCCAG aTGTCAGTCATTCAGTTGGTGTGGATACCTATTTCACTAACTTTGAGTGTCATTGAAAAGTTTCTATTCGTTTTA ATTAACTGGTATGATGCCTACTGCTACTCTCCACTGCAGACGACATTGTCACCTCTGGTTGCTAGGATACCCCGCGCAATTGAGGTTAAAGGTCACAAGGTCAACGTTTTCACAGCTAACATAGCATCATGGACAAGGACGTTTCTTGTCATCCCAATAGCGTGGTGTCTCAA GTACAACCATCCTGTAATCGCGTTCCTATGCGTCCTGTTCCACGATTTCCTCGACCACCTGGACGGCATTGTTGCCAAGGTGCAGAAGTCCGTCTATGGTCAACTAGATGATCCATTGCTAGGGGGGTTCATGGACGCTTTCTGTGATAAG ATTGTTAACTGCTTGGCCCTTTGGTCAATCCTGTTGGTGACCGATTTCAGTCAAATGACAACTCAACAATGTTGGATGTTTGTAAGCGCATGTACCGTAATAATTGCGTATGAATTCGTGCTAGGTGTTGTACGAGTCCAGGACTACTTTCAAGCATTTTATTCGAG GAAATACGAGAGTAAGACCACAGAATCGACTCCCAATGTTGCGGCCGTCATGGAAGGCAAACTGAAAGAGAAATTGGAATCCATGGGGATAGCGTTCTTGTGCATGGCTCAAACGAGCACTAATCCTTGCACCTCTACAT CTGGAATAACTGGTATCGTGTGCCTACTGTTATCAATACGTCTAGCCCATGCAAGTCTGGAGCACAAACTCAAACCTAGACGCTCCAAGGCTGTGTCGTCAACAGAAACAGAGCGGGCTCTGGTTCAAAGCACTGATGTGCGTCAACTTACAACTTCGGTTAAGAGTAGCAGCCCTAGAGAAGAGCCATTGTTTCCAGATATTAAGAGAAATAGCGGAGAACGTCTTAACGTCATTCCTACGGATTCAATTAAAGTCCCTTCTTTGAGGAAAAGAGTCAGCATTGCATTG CTCGACGATAGCACTCAGACCTATGAAGAAGACAATACGAGAAATAAAGAGGATACAAG AGACGAAAACGGGGAGTCAGATGTGAACGACGCAGACGACGATGATGAAGGCGAGAAATCTGACGTCTCTTCGGAAAAGGAAGCTCCGCGAACTCTGATGCGGTCCCATTCTGTACCAACGTGGAAGATAGGCAGTCTAAAGACGGTGGACAAGGTCTATACGGTGGGCTGTTTTGACTTATTCCATGACGGCCATAGAATCCTGTTGGAACGACTGAGCCAGTTGGGAAAACAG GTGATTGTGGGCGTCCATGACAGCCGTAGCATTTTCAAACTCAAGAAAAAGGTCCCTATCGATAGCACTACCAAGAGGATGTCGAACGTCAAGAAACATGCCTCCATG GTGTTCTGCATCCACGGGACCGATCCGACGCCCTATCTGAAGTGCATGTACGACGCCGACGAGATCTGCGACAGCATGTACGTGCGAGGAGACGACATGCCGAACTTTCCAGCCAGAAAATTCATCGAGTCAGTGATGCCGATCCATTTCTTGCCGTATTCCGAGTTTATTTCCTCAACGAAAATACGAAAAGAATTCTACAACGCGTCCATGTTCGGTCCCCATGTTAATGACGTCGATGCCGATCATGCGTCTATGTTCTATTAA
- the LOC127844441 gene encoding uncharacterized protein LOC127844441 isoform X2, producing the protein MSVIQLVWIPISLTLSVIEKFLFVLINWYDAYCYSPLQTTLSPLVARIPRAIEVKGHKVNVFTANIASWTRTFLVIPIAWCLKYNHPVIAFLCVLFHDFLDHLDGIVAKVQKSVYGQLDDPLLGGFMDAFCDKIVNCLALWSILLVTDFSQMTTQQCWMFVSACTVIIAYEFVLGVVRVQDYFQAFYSRKYESKTTESTPNVAAVMEGKLKEKLESMGIAFLCMAQTSTNPCTSTSGITGIVCLLLSIRLAHASLEHKLKPRRSKAVSSTETERALVQSTDVRQLTTSVKSSSPREEPLFPDIKRNSGERLNVIPTDSIKVPSLRKRVSIALLDDSTQTYEEDNTRNKEDTRDENGESDVNDADDDDEGEKSDVSSEKEAPRTLMRSHSVPTWKIGSLKTVDKVYTVGCFDLFHDGHRILLERLSQLGKQVIVGVHDSRSIFKLKKKVPIDSTTKRMSNVKKHASMVFCIHGTDPTPYLKCMYDADEICDSMYVRGDDMPNFPARKFIESVMPIHFLPYSEFISSTKIRKEFYNASMFGPHVNDVDADHASMFY; encoded by the exons aTGTCAGTCATTCAGTTGGTGTGGATACCTATTTCACTAACTTTGAGTGTCATTGAAAAGTTTCTATTCGTTTTA ATTAACTGGTATGATGCCTACTGCTACTCTCCACTGCAGACGACATTGTCACCTCTGGTTGCTAGGATACCCCGCGCAATTGAGGTTAAAGGTCACAAGGTCAACGTTTTCACAGCTAACATAGCATCATGGACAAGGACGTTTCTTGTCATCCCAATAGCGTGGTGTCTCAA GTACAACCATCCTGTAATCGCGTTCCTATGCGTCCTGTTCCACGATTTCCTCGACCACCTGGACGGCATTGTTGCCAAGGTGCAGAAGTCCGTCTATGGTCAACTAGATGATCCATTGCTAGGGGGGTTCATGGACGCTTTCTGTGATAAG ATTGTTAACTGCTTGGCCCTTTGGTCAATCCTGTTGGTGACCGATTTCAGTCAAATGACAACTCAACAATGTTGGATGTTTGTAAGCGCATGTACCGTAATAATTGCGTATGAATTCGTGCTAGGTGTTGTACGAGTCCAGGACTACTTTCAAGCATTTTATTCGAG GAAATACGAGAGTAAGACCACAGAATCGACTCCCAATGTTGCGGCCGTCATGGAAGGCAAACTGAAAGAGAAATTGGAATCCATGGGGATAGCGTTCTTGTGCATGGCTCAAACGAGCACTAATCCTTGCACCTCTACAT CTGGAATAACTGGTATCGTGTGCCTACTGTTATCAATACGTCTAGCCCATGCAAGTCTGGAGCACAAACTCAAACCTAGACGCTCCAAGGCTGTGTCGTCAACAGAAACAGAGCGGGCTCTGGTTCAAAGCACTGATGTGCGTCAACTTACAACTTCGGTTAAGAGTAGCAGCCCTAGAGAAGAGCCATTGTTTCCAGATATTAAGAGAAATAGCGGAGAACGTCTTAACGTCATTCCTACGGATTCAATTAAAGTCCCTTCTTTGAGGAAAAGAGTCAGCATTGCATTG CTCGACGATAGCACTCAGACCTATGAAGAAGACAATACGAGAAATAAAGAGGATACAAG AGACGAAAACGGGGAGTCAGATGTGAACGACGCAGACGACGATGATGAAGGCGAGAAATCTGACGTCTCTTCGGAAAAGGAAGCTCCGCGAACTCTGATGCGGTCCCATTCTGTACCAACGTGGAAGATAGGCAGTCTAAAGACGGTGGACAAGGTCTATACGGTGGGCTGTTTTGACTTATTCCATGACGGCCATAGAATCCTGTTGGAACGACTGAGCCAGTTGGGAAAACAG GTGATTGTGGGCGTCCATGACAGCCGTAGCATTTTCAAACTCAAGAAAAAGGTCCCTATCGATAGCACTACCAAGAGGATGTCGAACGTCAAGAAACATGCCTCCATG GTGTTCTGCATCCACGGGACCGATCCGACGCCCTATCTGAAGTGCATGTACGACGCCGACGAGATCTGCGACAGCATGTACGTGCGAGGAGACGACATGCCGAACTTTCCAGCCAGAAAATTCATCGAGTCAGTGATGCCGATCCATTTCTTGCCGTATTCCGAGTTTATTTCCTCAACGAAAATACGAAAAGAATTCTACAACGCGTCCATGTTCGGTCCCCATGTTAATGACGTCGATGCCGATCATGCGTCTATGTTCTATTAA